In Macadamia integrifolia cultivar HAES 741 chromosome 1, SCU_Mint_v3, whole genome shotgun sequence, a single window of DNA contains:
- the LOC122073109 gene encoding uncharacterized protein LOC122073109: MIFELLDITDLQKVACATFTLRGEVVYWWNSTRCTLEEGSQPLTWARFIGAFLDQYFPIDLRQKKECELLQLKQGSNPLFEYVQKFQELSIFALHVVDTDERKAIQFERGLSPHIQASIIILKLPTYKDVLERARMFAGCGTGPPPIEDRSHGKHPQAPSNARSTPSQK, from the coding sequence ATGATATTTGAGCTACTTGATATCACAGACCTACAGAAGGTGGCTTGTGCTACCTTTACATTGAGGGGTGAGGTAGTATATTGGTGGAATTCTACCCGTTGTACTCTTGAGGAAGGTTCACAACCATTGACTTGGGCTAGATTCATAGGTGCCTTTTTGGACCAGTACTTCCCAATTGATTTGCGGCAGAAGAAGGAATGTGAGCTTCTTCAATTGAAGCAGGGTTCTAACCCATTATTTGAGTATGTTCAAAAATTTCAGGAGCTTTCGATATTTGCTCTTCACGTTGTGGATACAGATGAACGTAAGGCTATACAATTTGAGAGGGGGTTAAGTCCCCACATCCAGGCTAGCATTATCATTTTAAAATTACCTACCTACAAAGATGTGCTCGAACGGGCTAGGATGTTTGCTGGGTGTGGTACAGGACCACCTCCCATTGAGGATAGAAGTCATGGAAAACATCCACAAGCTCCATCTAATGCTCGATCTACTCCTTCCCAAAAATAA